The Thiorhodovibrio litoralis genome includes a window with the following:
- a CDS encoding efflux RND transporter permease subunit: MKLTTLAVTRPVVASVLSLLILLIGTAAVLNLPVREYPDVDDPTVTVTVRYPGASAAVVEREVGEPIEEAVSGIDGVRQLRANARDGRARIEVEFALDRDLDLAAADVRERVSSVRNSLPDQAEAPRIAQRSLSAQVVMWLVLTSDSLDRLQLSDLAERHLVDSLSTVPGVARVLFGGERRYALRVHLDVSKLNAHEVTVLDVERALRARNLELPAGRLISEGREMTLRTLTELKRPEAFRDLILAERDGAEIRLGEVAEIEYGPETERTAVRLNGEPGIGLGIVRQSGANLVAVSHGVRAKLETLKNRLPDAVALDIPYDAATFVEASIRQILSTLLLTIALVIAVVFLTLGSWRATLVPAVTLPASVVGAFILLWALGFSINVLSLLALILAIGLLVDDAIVVGENVFRFSEQGKPRLLAADLGAGEVAFAVIATTTVLLAVIAPLGFLGGDAGRLFGEFAAGLGGALALSSLVALTAGVSVAARLIDAERIAASGLRMRVGGVIERLGGGYQRMLGVTLKARWLVLAVALALIAALVGLYRELPRELSPREDRGTIFIPVSAPEGTTLDGMLEVLREIEGLVQPLLGPDGPGRHVISLVAPRSAGQGPVNSGIVILKLKDWSERALSQFAVTEQLLPKLASVAGAQAFAINPPSLGGGSFEQPIQMALTGADLDEVHALAQQVLAEARKMPEIAQARLDYQPTNPQLRIRVDRDRAAALGVSLVDIGRSLQILIGGEDITDFAIDAETYEVMVRARDADRAVPNDLDRVEVRADDGTLVRLSGLIDTELVGRAAERLRIDRRAAVTLKASLAGGAALGDVLDELQARAKPLLPADVEIRWLSVSQDYQRSGRTFLLAFALALGIVYLVLAAQFESFVQPLVLLAGVPLALLGALVALWLGGGSINLYAQIGFILVIGLMAKNAILLVEFVNQLRDRGESLEQALMQAARVRFRPILMTSVATLFGALPLALAVGPGAESRRIIGLTILGGILAATLLTLFLVPVLYRLLVRHSRPREALARELAAQRQAAEAD, translated from the coding sequence ATGAAACTCACCACCCTCGCCGTCACCCGTCCGGTGGTGGCCAGCGTGCTGTCGCTGCTGATTCTGTTGATCGGCACGGCGGCGGTGTTGAATCTGCCGGTGCGCGAATATCCGGATGTCGATGATCCCACGGTGACCGTCACTGTGCGCTACCCCGGGGCCTCGGCGGCGGTGGTGGAGCGCGAGGTCGGCGAGCCGATCGAGGAAGCGGTCAGCGGCATCGACGGCGTGCGCCAGCTTCGCGCCAATGCGCGTGACGGGCGCGCGCGCATCGAGGTGGAGTTCGCGCTCGATCGCGACCTGGATCTGGCCGCCGCCGATGTGCGCGAGCGGGTCAGCTCGGTGCGCAACAGCCTGCCGGATCAGGCCGAGGCGCCGCGCATCGCCCAGCGCTCGCTGAGCGCCCAGGTGGTGATGTGGCTGGTGCTGACCAGCGACAGCCTCGATCGGCTCCAGCTCTCGGATCTGGCCGAGCGCCACCTGGTCGACAGCCTTTCGACCGTTCCGGGCGTGGCGCGGGTGTTGTTCGGCGGGGAGCGCCGCTATGCGCTGCGCGTGCATTTGGATGTCAGCAAGCTGAACGCCCATGAGGTCACGGTGCTGGATGTCGAGCGCGCCCTGCGCGCGCGCAATCTGGAGCTGCCCGCCGGGCGGTTGATCTCCGAGGGACGGGAGATGACCCTGCGCACCCTGACCGAGCTGAAACGCCCCGAGGCCTTTCGCGATTTGATCCTGGCCGAGCGCGACGGCGCCGAGATCCGCCTCGGCGAGGTCGCCGAAATTGAGTACGGCCCCGAGACCGAGCGCACCGCCGTGCGCCTGAACGGCGAGCCGGGCATCGGGCTGGGCATTGTGCGCCAGTCGGGAGCCAACCTGGTGGCCGTTTCCCATGGCGTGCGCGCCAAGCTGGAAACGCTCAAGAACCGGCTCCCCGACGCGGTGGCGCTCGACATTCCCTATGATGCCGCGACCTTCGTCGAGGCATCCATCCGCCAGATTCTCTCGACCCTGCTGCTGACCATTGCGTTGGTCATCGCGGTGGTCTTTCTGACACTCGGCTCGTGGCGTGCGACCCTGGTGCCGGCAGTAACCCTGCCCGCCTCAGTGGTCGGTGCCTTCATCCTGCTGTGGGCGCTGGGCTTTTCCATCAATGTGCTGAGTCTGCTGGCGCTGATTCTGGCCATCGGCCTGCTGGTGGATGATGCCATTGTGGTCGGCGAGAATGTGTTTCGCTTCTCCGAGCAGGGCAAACCGCGGCTGCTGGCGGCCGATCTGGGCGCCGGCGAGGTGGCCTTCGCGGTCATCGCCACCACCACGGTGCTGCTGGCGGTGATCGCCCCGCTCGGCTTTCTCGGTGGCGATGCCGGGCGGCTGTTCGGGGAATTCGCGGCCGGACTGGGCGGCGCACTGGCGCTGTCCTCGCTGGTGGCCCTGACCGCTGGGGTCAGCGTAGCGGCGCGGCTAATCGATGCCGAGCGCATCGCCGCCAGCGGGTTGCGCATGCGGGTCGGCGGAGTAATCGAGCGGCTCGGCGGCGGCTATCAACGGATGCTGGGTGTCACGCTCAAGGCACGTTGGCTGGTGCTGGCCGTGGCTCTGGCACTAATCGCCGCGCTGGTTGGACTCTATCGCGAGCTGCCGCGAGAATTGTCGCCGCGCGAGGACCGCGGCACCATCTTTATCCCGGTCAGCGCGCCCGAGGGCACCACGCTGGATGGCATGCTGGAGGTGCTGCGCGAGATCGAGGGGCTGGTGCAACCGCTGCTCGGTCCCGATGGTCCCGGGCGCCATGTGATCTCCCTGGTCGCCCCGCGCAGCGCGGGTCAGGGACCGGTGAATTCCGGCATTGTCATCCTCAAGCTCAAGGACTGGAGCGAACGCGCGCTGAGCCAATTCGCGGTCACCGAGCAACTGCTGCCTAAGCTGGCGAGCGTGGCCGGCGCCCAGGCCTTCGCGATCAATCCACCCAGTCTGGGCGGCGGCAGTTTCGAGCAGCCGATTCAAATGGCGCTGACCGGCGCCGACCTCGATGAGGTCCATGCACTGGCCCAGCAGGTGCTGGCCGAAGCGCGGAAAATGCCCGAGATTGCCCAGGCGCGGCTGGATTATCAGCCGACCAATCCGCAACTGCGCATTCGCGTCGACCGTGACCGCGCGGCGGCGCTCGGGGTGTCGCTCGTCGACATCGGGCGCAGCCTGCAAATTCTGATCGGCGGTGAGGACATCACCGACTTTGCCATCGATGCCGAGACCTATGAGGTGATGGTGCGCGCGCGCGACGCCGACCGCGCGGTGCCGAACGACCTGGATCGGGTTGAGGTGCGCGCCGACGACGGCACCCTGGTGCGGCTGTCCGGGTTGATCGACACCGAGCTGGTCGGCCGTGCCGCCGAGCGACTGCGCATCGACCGGCGCGCGGCGGTGACCCTGAAGGCCTCGCTGGCGGGCGGCGCGGCCCTCGGCGATGTGCTCGATGAACTGCAAGCCCGGGCCAAGCCGCTGCTGCCGGCGGATGTGGAAATTCGCTGGCTGTCGGTCAGTCAGGACTATCAGCGCTCGGGCCGAACCTTCCTGCTCGCGTTCGCGCTGGCGCTGGGGATCGTCTACCTGGTGCTGGCGGCGCAGTTCGAGAGCTTCGTACAACCGCTGGTGTTGCTGGCCGGAGTGCCCCTGGCGCTGCTCGGCGCCCTGGTCGCGCTCTGGCTCGGCGGCGGCTCGATTAACCTCTATGCGCAGATCGGCTTCATTCTGGTGATCGGACTGATGGCGAAGAATGCCATCCTGCTGGTGGAGTTCGTCAATCAGCTGCGCGACCGCGGTGAATCCTTGGAACAGGCGCTGATGCAAGCCGCGCGGGTGCGCTTTCGGCCGATTTTAATGACCTCAGTGGCCACCCTGTTCGGCGCCCTGCCCTTGGCGCTGGCGGTGGGTCCGGGCGCCGAGAGCCGGCGCATCATTGGGCTGACCATTCTCGGCGGCATCCTGGCCGCGACACTGCTGACGCTCTTTCTGGTGCCGGTGCTCTATCGGCTGCTGGTTCGGCACAGCCGCCCGCGTGAGGCGCTGGCGCGGGAGCTGGCAGCACAGCGGCAGGCGGCGGAGGCGGACTGA
- the zupT gene encoding zinc transporter ZupT, which produces MDIAVIAPALLLTFLAGLATAIGIVIAFFAPPTNLRFLSVALGFSAGVMIYVSFVELFPSASTALEGLVSSAHSIAVAALFAGMLVAAALDRLVPLGYNPHEMRVPDASPTQAGKADQLMRVGLLSALSITLHNLPEGLATFLTSLEDLHLGLPVAIAVGIHNIPEGIAISVPVYYATASRAQAFGWSALSGLSEPLGALLGLLVVATVWSDILLGLSLAAVAGIMIFIAFDVLLPAAETYGEHHLAVYALVAGMAVMALSLLLL; this is translated from the coding sequence ATGGACATTGCCGTGATCGCGCCGGCGCTGCTGCTGACCTTTCTGGCCGGGCTGGCGACAGCAATCGGCATTGTCATTGCCTTCTTCGCGCCGCCAACCAACCTGCGGTTCCTGTCGGTGGCGCTGGGCTTTTCCGCCGGCGTGATGATCTATGTGTCCTTCGTGGAGCTCTTTCCCTCCGCCAGCACGGCGCTCGAAGGCCTGGTCAGTTCCGCGCACAGCATTGCCGTCGCCGCCCTCTTTGCCGGCATGCTGGTGGCCGCCGCCCTGGATCGTCTGGTGCCGCTCGGCTACAACCCGCACGAGATGCGCGTGCCCGACGCCAGCCCGACCCAGGCAGGCAAGGCCGACCAGTTGATGCGCGTTGGCCTGCTGAGCGCACTCAGCATCACGCTGCACAACCTACCCGAGGGGCTGGCCACCTTCCTGACCTCGCTTGAGGATCTGCATCTTGGCCTGCCGGTGGCGATCGCGGTGGGCATTCACAATATCCCCGAAGGCATCGCCATCTCGGTGCCGGTCTATTACGCGACCGCAAGCCGCGCGCAAGCCTTCGGGTGGTCTGCGCTCTCGGGATTGTCAGAACCGCTCGGCGCCTTGCTCGGCCTGCTGGTAGTCGCCACTGTCTGGTCGGATATCCTGCTTGGCTTGTCGTTGGCCGCAGTCGCCGGGATCATGATTTTCATCGCCTTCGATGTGCTGCTGCCGGCGGCCGAGACCTACGGCGAGCACCATCTGGCCGTCTACGCCCTGGTCGCCGGCATGGCTGTGATGGCGCTCAGTCTGCTGTTGCTATAG
- a CDS encoding DNA-primase RepB domain-containing protein, whose amino-acid sequence MSRLSAERPHQAMTAARHTAVMLEAWHDAGIVRADLAVRTAKATMLWFHDRSLDQLPLGLARARNVQQADIYIRPARGYPWPMVFLDDVARPMAQRIARHYAALVVQTSTLGGCHLWLRLTRALDEAQRCDVQRWLIPRVGADPGSVSGEHLGRLAGMKNAKRGGEWVNVLRRPSPQERVWDPTPALPTMAPAPPPVVNCAPRARLSTGDPSESAREWGWVCGALEAGLAPTTVYQRLLERASPRRGADAERYARYTLARAIRQSARGN is encoded by the coding sequence ATGAGCCGCTTGAGCGCTGAGCGCCCGCACCAGGCCATGACAGCGGCAAGACACACCGCCGTGATGCTTGAGGCATGGCACGACGCTGGCATCGTGCGTGCCGATTTGGCGGTGCGCACCGCCAAGGCGACGATGCTGTGGTTCCATGATCGCTCTTTGGATCAGCTTCCGTTGGGGCTGGCCAGAGCGCGCAATGTCCAACAGGCCGATATTTATATCCGTCCAGCCCGCGGCTATCCCTGGCCAATGGTGTTTCTCGATGATGTCGCACGGCCGATGGCGCAGCGCATCGCTCGGCACTATGCGGCCCTGGTGGTGCAGACTTCGACGCTCGGGGGCTGCCACCTGTGGCTACGGCTGACCCGCGCGCTCGATGAGGCGCAGCGCTGTGATGTGCAGCGTTGGCTGATCCCGCGCGTTGGCGCCGATCCGGGCTCGGTCTCCGGTGAGCACCTCGGTCGGCTCGCCGGGATGAAGAATGCCAAGCGTGGCGGGGAGTGGGTCAATGTCCTTCGGCGACCAAGCCCGCAGGAGCGCGTCTGGGATCCAACTCCGGCCTTGCCAACGATGGCTCCGGCTCCGCCGCCAGTCGTCAACTGCGCTCCACGGGCGCGCTTATCCACCGGGGATCCGTCCGAATCCGCCCGCGAATGGGGCTGGGTCTGCGGCGCTCTTGAGGCGGGCCTTGCACCGACCACGGTCTACCAGCGCTTGCTCGAGCGCGCGTCCCCGCGTCGCGGAGCCGATGCCGAGCGCTATGCCCGCTACACCCTCGCTCGCGCCATTCGCCAGAGCGCTAGAGGCAACTGA
- a CDS encoding ExeA family protein, with product MNKTLLALYGLKFNPFSPELPTAALHRSAPVEQFCWRIEQSLIREGGFALIQGDPGTGKSAVLRLLDERLRQLPDISVGALTHPSSKVADFYREMGDLFAVDLKPHNRWGGFKILRERWLAHLETTLLRPVLLIDEAQEMHPTVLNELRLLTSMQFDSRTLLSVILAGDGRLATKLRREELLPLGSRIRTRLSMEYASREALVACLEHLQHSAGNASLMSAGLMKTLAEHALGNYRVLTTMAAELLAQAARLERAQLDEQLYLEVFGSAAGNARQRPSARAGA from the coding sequence ATGAACAAGACCCTGCTGGCCCTCTATGGACTGAAGTTCAATCCGTTCTCCCCGGAGCTGCCGACGGCGGCACTGCATCGCAGCGCGCCGGTGGAGCAGTTTTGCTGGCGCATCGAGCAGAGCCTGATCCGCGAAGGCGGTTTTGCGCTCATTCAAGGTGATCCGGGTACCGGCAAGAGTGCGGTACTGCGCCTGCTCGATGAGCGTCTGCGCCAGCTGCCCGATATCAGCGTTGGGGCGCTCACGCATCCCAGCTCGAAGGTGGCGGACTTCTACCGCGAGATGGGCGATCTGTTCGCCGTTGACCTCAAGCCCCATAACCGCTGGGGTGGCTTCAAGATCCTGCGCGAGCGCTGGCTGGCGCATCTGGAGACGACGCTGTTGCGCCCGGTGTTGCTCATCGACGAGGCGCAGGAGATGCATCCGACGGTGCTCAATGAGCTGCGTCTGCTGACCTCCATGCAGTTCGATTCGCGCACGTTGTTGAGCGTGATCCTGGCCGGCGATGGCCGCCTGGCGACCAAGCTGCGCCGTGAGGAGTTGCTGCCGCTGGGCAGTCGTATCCGTACGCGCCTGAGTATGGAGTATGCCAGTCGCGAGGCGCTGGTCGCCTGCCTGGAGCATTTACAACACAGTGCCGGCAATGCGAGTCTGATGAGCGCAGGGCTGATGAAGACGCTCGCTGAGCATGCGTTGGGCAATTATCGCGTGCTCACGACCATGGCGGCAGAATTGCTGGCGCAGGCTGCTCGGCTCGAACGCGCGCAGCTCGATGAACAACTCTACCTTGAGGTGTTTGGTTCAGCGGCGGGCAACGCCCGCCAACGCCCGAGTGCCAGGGCGGGCGCCTGA
- a CDS encoding DDE-type integrase/transposase/recombinase, with translation MSDDNGLGDPDGWARLRFAIIGPLLADPAPANALGARLKALAAKSWRHPVTGRAVSFSFGTLERWYYLARDAQDPVTALRPRRRSDAGEQRALSPRLMEAVQAQYRDYPGWTVQLHYDNLAALCAGDETLGPLPSYATVRRFMKRAGLHRRRVPARKTPGAEQAARRLEACEVRSYEAQYVHALWHLDFHHGSRNVLTRGGVWVKPLLLAVIDDHSRLICHLQWYLDETTETLVHGLGQALHKRGLPRALMSDNGAAMQAEEFTAGLHALGILHEPTLPYSPYQNAKQERFWATLEGRLMAMLKGLEELSLQRLNTLTQAWVEQEYHRKVHSETAATPLARLLDAPNVGRPCPDSEQVRAAFRCRVQRRQRRSDGTLSLAGKRFEVPARLRHLEQLHIAYARWDLSAVDVVDPHSGAILCRLYPLDKAANASGQRRRLEPAGAPPPPSQRATTLPPLLRDLLAEYAATGLPPAYLPKHDDLESSR, from the coding sequence ATGTCCGATGACAACGGCCTCGGTGATCCCGATGGTTGGGCGCGGTTGCGCTTTGCCATTATTGGTCCTTTATTGGCTGATCCTGCGCCGGCGAACGCGCTGGGCGCGCGGCTGAAGGCGCTGGCGGCCAAGTCATGGCGTCATCCGGTGACTGGGCGGGCGGTCAGTTTTAGCTTTGGGACCTTGGAGCGCTGGTATTACCTCGCACGCGATGCCCAAGACCCGGTGACCGCACTGCGCCCGCGCCGGCGCAGCGATGCCGGGGAGCAGCGCGCGCTGAGCCCGCGCCTGATGGAGGCCGTACAGGCGCAATACCGCGACTACCCCGGTTGGACGGTGCAGCTGCATTACGACAACCTCGCCGCCTTGTGCGCGGGCGATGAAACCCTGGGGCCGCTGCCCTCCTATGCCACCGTGCGCCGCTTCATGAAGCGCGCGGGCCTGCACCGCCGGCGTGTCCCGGCGCGCAAGACACCCGGGGCCGAGCAGGCCGCGCGGCGCCTGGAGGCCTGCGAGGTGCGCAGCTATGAAGCCCAGTATGTCCATGCCTTGTGGCATCTGGACTTTCATCATGGCTCGCGCAACGTCCTCACCCGGGGTGGCGTCTGGGTCAAGCCCCTGCTGCTGGCGGTCATCGACGATCACTCGCGCCTGATCTGCCATCTGCAGTGGTACCTCGATGAGACCACCGAGACCTTGGTGCATGGTCTGGGACAGGCGTTGCACAAGCGCGGGCTGCCGCGCGCCCTGATGAGCGATAACGGCGCGGCAATGCAGGCCGAGGAATTCACCGCCGGATTGCATGCGCTGGGCATCCTCCACGAGCCGACCCTGCCGTACAGCCCGTATCAGAACGCCAAGCAGGAGCGCTTCTGGGCCACGCTGGAAGGCCGCCTGATGGCGATGCTTAAGGGGCTGGAGGAGCTGAGCCTGCAGCGGCTCAACACCCTCACTCAGGCGTGGGTGGAGCAGGAGTACCACCGCAAGGTCCACAGTGAGACCGCCGCCACGCCGCTTGCGCGTCTTCTCGATGCGCCCAACGTGGGGCGCCCCTGTCCGGACAGCGAGCAGGTCCGCGCCGCTTTTCGTTGTCGCGTCCAACGCCGTCAGCGCCGCAGCGATGGGACGCTCAGCCTGGCGGGCAAGCGCTTCGAGGTGCCGGCGCGCTTGCGTCACCTTGAGCAACTGCATATCGCTTATGCCCGCTGGGATCTGAGTGCTGTGGACGTGGTTGATCCCCACTCGGGCGCCATCCTCTGCCGCCTCTATCCCCTCGATAAAGCCGCCAATGCCTCCGGGCAGCGTCGGCGCCTTGAGCCCGCCGGCGCACCGCCACCGCCATCACAACGCGCCACGACGCTGCCACCGTTGCTGCGCGACTTGCTCGCCGAGTATGCCGCCACCGGTCTGCCGCCGGCCTATCTGCCAAAACACGATGACCTGGAATCCAGTCGATGA
- a CDS encoding BON domain-containing protein: MTKHNLHHDKTNAVLATALLAGLSLTSTLQAESRLPETGKRIPGTDIALEARLSTAYALNEYLNPFDLRVDVEKGRVTLRGSVPSDVQRWLAERLAQNFGPAAGVDSQLKVEPVIGDATPSELYRLVEDTNITTRVQLRLLWNQTTGDQPIRVSTSDGRVQLTGSASSEKARASAETLAAMTTGVRAVENALEVKPEAEASASDTQAHLTLDRTDAGIAQRLRNSLHFDTRVPARDIDAEVRDGAAILKGQVESEAQRAQAGTIASRLIGVNSVDNRLLVETQREQQG, translated from the coding sequence ATGACCAAGCACAACCTTCACCATGACAAGACCAACGCCGTGCTCGCCACCGCCCTGCTCGCGGGGCTATCCCTGACCTCAACACTGCAGGCCGAAAGCCGGCTGCCGGAGACCGGCAAGCGCATTCCAGGCACGGACATCGCGCTGGAAGCGCGTCTGAGCACAGCCTACGCATTGAATGAATACCTCAATCCTTTCGACCTGCGCGTCGATGTGGAAAAAGGCCGCGTGACCTTGCGCGGCTCGGTGCCGAGCGATGTCCAGCGCTGGCTGGCTGAGCGCTTGGCGCAAAATTTTGGGCCCGCCGCAGGCGTCGACAGCCAACTCAAGGTGGAGCCGGTCATCGGCGACGCCACGCCGAGCGAACTCTATCGCCTCGTCGAGGACACCAATATCACCACACGTGTGCAGCTGCGACTGTTGTGGAATCAAACCACCGGGGATCAGCCGATTCGGGTCAGCACCTCGGATGGTCGCGTACAGTTGACCGGCAGCGCGAGCAGCGAGAAGGCACGCGCGAGTGCTGAGACTCTGGCGGCCATGACCACCGGGGTGCGCGCGGTGGAGAATGCCCTTGAGGTCAAGCCTGAAGCCGAGGCTTCGGCGTCAGACACCCAGGCGCACTTGACGCTCGACCGAACCGATGCCGGCATCGCCCAGCGCTTGCGCAACAGCCTGCACTTCGACACCCGCGTGCCAGCGCGCGACATTGACGCCGAGGTGCGCGACGGCGCCGCCATCCTCAAAGGTCAGGTCGAAAGCGAGGCCCAGCGCGCGCAGGCCGGCACCATCGCCAGCCGTCTGATTGGCGTCAACAGCGTGGATAATCGGCTGTTGGTGGAGACCCAGCGGGAGCAACAGGGCTAG
- a CDS encoding DUF3330 domain-containing protein, with amino-acid sequence MKQRREEEQMMIPTDDHSPDQPRWPQTLSCTHCRHEIPPDEVLHPEGADYTLAFCSARCHDLWRAGRRAEQPPRPGGESNSST; translated from the coding sequence ATGAAGCAAAGGAGGGAAGAGGAACAAATGATGATCCCGACTGACGACCACAGCCCCGACCAGCCCCGCTGGCCGCAGACGCTGTCCTGCACACATTGCCGCCACGAGATACCCCCGGATGAAGTGCTCCACCCGGAAGGGGCTGACTACACCCTGGCGTTCTGCTCAGCGCGCTGTCATGACCTATGGCGCGCGGGGAGGCGCGCGGAACAGCCCCCGCGCCCTGGCGGCGAATCGAATTCCTCCACATGA
- a CDS encoding MBL fold metallo-hydrolase, whose translation MFFKQFYLPSLGHASYLVGSEDTGEALVLDVRRDVETYFAAAREQGMRIRYACDSHQHNDYLSGICELPERGEVQLLAGARAEVGYPVRSMDDGERLDMGEVRFELMHTPGHTPEHISLLVTDRSRGEEPAMLFSGGALLVGDLARPDLLGGEDETRRGAEAFCQTLQHKILPLPDFVEVFPTHVAGSLCGGNIGSRLSTTIGYERRMNQLLSNLSSADDFVHQCMDLTDLPAVPPYWPRMRQLNSAGPPLLGVLADPPPLGVEEFEQARAQGATVLDCRAPEAFSAHIPRAINVGVGNSFATWAGSVLAPESELVLVLDRAEDLWEVCWQLLRIGYPLPRGWLAGGMLAWRTAGKSIEVLPQWTVRQLARALAQDKQLLVLDVRQPGEWSAGHIAGAHHLTGAELTVRAGELPKDRPVAAICGSGFRSSVAASVLKARGHREVYNVLGGMTGWEAEDLPMNARGNEAKEGRGTNDDPD comes from the coding sequence ATGTTTTTCAAACAGTTCTATCTTCCCAGTCTCGGCCATGCCTCCTACCTGGTGGGTTCCGAGGACACCGGTGAGGCCTTGGTGCTCGACGTGCGCCGCGACGTTGAGACCTATTTCGCCGCAGCACGCGAGCAGGGCATGCGCATTCGCTATGCCTGCGACAGCCATCAGCACAACGACTACCTGAGCGGCATTTGCGAGCTGCCCGAGCGCGGCGAGGTGCAACTGCTGGCCGGCGCCCGTGCCGAGGTCGGCTATCCGGTGCGTTCCATGGATGACGGCGAGCGGCTCGACATGGGCGAGGTGCGCTTTGAGCTGATGCACACCCCAGGGCATACGCCCGAGCATATCAGTCTGCTGGTCACCGACCGCTCGCGCGGCGAGGAACCGGCCATGCTGTTCTCCGGCGGCGCCTTGCTGGTCGGGGATCTGGCGCGGCCCGATTTGCTCGGCGGTGAAGACGAAACCCGCCGTGGGGCCGAAGCCTTCTGCCAAACCCTGCAGCACAAAATCCTGCCGCTGCCTGATTTTGTCGAGGTATTCCCCACCCATGTGGCCGGCTCGCTGTGCGGGGGCAACATCGGCAGCCGACTGTCGACTACGATCGGCTACGAGCGGCGCATGAACCAACTACTGAGTAACCTGTCGTCCGCCGACGACTTCGTGCATCAGTGCATGGATCTCACCGACTTGCCCGCCGTCCCACCTTATTGGCCGCGGATGCGTCAGCTCAACAGCGCCGGGCCGCCGCTGCTCGGCGTATTGGCCGACCCGCCGCCGCTCGGCGTCGAGGAGTTCGAGCAGGCGCGCGCCCAGGGCGCCACCGTGCTCGATTGCCGCGCGCCCGAAGCCTTCTCGGCGCACATTCCTAGGGCCATCAATGTTGGGGTCGGTAACAGTTTTGCCACCTGGGCGGGCAGCGTCCTGGCACCCGAGTCCGAGCTCGTGTTGGTGCTTGATCGCGCCGAGGATCTGTGGGAGGTTTGCTGGCAGTTGTTGCGCATCGGCTACCCGCTGCCGCGCGGCTGGCTCGCCGGCGGGATGTTGGCGTGGCGCACGGCCGGCAAATCCATTGAGGTGCTACCGCAGTGGACGGTTCGCCAACTGGCCCGTGCGTTAGCCCAGGACAAGCAACTGCTGGTGCTCGACGTGCGCCAGCCGGGCGAATGGAGCGCCGGTCATATCGCCGGTGCCCACCACCTCACCGGTGCCGAACTGACCGTCCGCGCCGGCGAACTGCCCAAAGACCGCCCGGTCGCGGCCATCTGCGGCAGCGGTTTTCGCTCCTCGGTCGCGGCCAGCGTGCTCAAGGCGCGCGGCCATCGGGAGGTCTACAACGTGCTGGGCGGCATGACCGGATGGGAGGCCGAAGACCTGCCGATGAACGCGCGAGGCAATGAAGCAAAGGAGGGAAGAGGAACAAATGATGATCCCGACTGA
- a CDS encoding TusE/DsrC/DsvC family sulfur relay protein translates to MTDVNKVIDNPDTSSPRPADREVELAHWSPADGQRTAESLGITMSDDHWRVIEILRAHYLEQGMPTSGRDLSDHLDAAFAEQGGRRHLRRLFPQGPVLQGLKIAGLPIPPYTEDEGFGVAR, encoded by the coding sequence ATGACAGATGTGAATAAGGTCATCGACAACCCGGATACCTCAAGCCCGCGCCCCGCCGACCGCGAGGTCGAGCTTGCGCACTGGAGTCCCGCCGACGGCCAGCGCACCGCCGAGTCGCTCGGGATCACGATGAGCGACGACCATTGGCGGGTGATTGAAATCTTGCGCGCCCATTACCTCGAACAGGGCATGCCCACGAGCGGGCGGGATCTGTCCGATCACCTTGACGCCGCATTCGCCGAGCAGGGTGGGCGCCGGCATCTGCGTCGCCTGTTTCCTCAAGGGCCGGTGTTACAGGGCCTGAAGATTGCTGGTTTGCCGATTCCGCCCTACACCGAAGATGAGGGCTTTGGCGTCGCCCGCTGA